The following coding sequences are from one Limnobacter sp. SAORIC-580 window:
- a CDS encoding TetR/AcrR family transcriptional regulator → MTRKPKQIRSQNTVETIVQGAFIALAKHGAEGATTRQIAEYAGVGVGSIYEYFENKEAIFSAMGERFSKELVGVIQGATTNVVRLSLRDAVYELIAQTAEFLKKDDELYLRCARESALMEKHVPFGPIYRALADLFIQHAIKHPEILRLNNLQTMTYIFINSGIATMIRYLNHPNPGFTFDDLARGLADMAGHYVERELGSM, encoded by the coding sequence ATGACCAGAAAACCCAAACAAATTCGCTCCCAAAACACGGTGGAAACCATTGTTCAAGGTGCCTTCATTGCACTGGCCAAACATGGCGCAGAAGGCGCAACCACGCGACAAATTGCAGAATATGCCGGTGTAGGTGTTGGCTCGATTTATGAATATTTCGAAAACAAGGAGGCGATTTTCAGCGCCATGGGCGAGCGCTTTTCCAAAGAGCTGGTTGGGGTAATTCAGGGGGCCACAACAAACGTTGTTCGGCTTTCACTGCGCGATGCAGTGTATGAATTGATTGCCCAGACCGCTGAATTCCTGAAAAAAGACGATGAACTGTACCTGCGTTGCGCCCGAGAATCGGCCTTGATGGAAAAGCATGTGCCTTTCGGCCCCATATACCGGGCACTGGCCGACCTGTTTATCCAGCATGCCATCAAGCACCCGGAAATTTTGCGGCTGAACAATCTTCAAACCATGACTTACATTTTCATCAACAGTGGCATCGCCACCATGATTCGGTACTTGAACCACCCCAACCCAGGCTTTACTTTCGATGACCTCGCCAGGGGTCTGGCCGATATGGCTGGGCATTATGTGGAAAGGGAACTGGGCTCTATGTAA